One segment of Alistipes finegoldii DSM 17242 DNA contains the following:
- a CDS encoding RepB family plasmid replication initiator protein: protein MNHKIKTDIGYCVVSDDCALDEEELKTLAADIKKQPKLTQPNFFIDMRYDYKFIQLQALLKITELLQPVIQGNIKNKTSGIANMDCVSVYQERNEVEIVLPLASFGVLRHYYEELRAALIAMPTIQVDYPKWSHQFRKTLHGKGPLCTYVAISRDEKNKRRELVHFFFPIEVAACMVTPQFGFTRLLQRSLEKFKNIYTTKIYLQICRSADAGKWVVSYSTLRKILCVGNKFRRYYDFRNRILKEAENALRGNSNHWFGLAECFKKGEQDPYLLIFNIYSANNRQNSYDEYNRLRDKMLSTMVDSMHITRATALALTRKVNIRNYNYVWRKHNLLIANIAGNDEVLDKKAYYVSTMERIIETEKYSKLAVQQDLF, encoded by the coding sequence GTGAATCACAAGATAAAGACAGACATCGGGTATTGTGTGGTCAGCGACGATTGTGCGCTCGACGAAGAAGAACTGAAAACATTGGCTGCCGACATCAAAAAGCAACCGAAGCTCACACAACCGAATTTCTTTATCGACATGCGTTACGACTATAAATTCATCCAGTTGCAGGCATTGTTGAAAATCACGGAACTACTCCAACCGGTAATCCAAGGTAATATTAAGAACAAAACATCGGGAATCGCCAATATGGACTGCGTAAGCGTATACCAAGAACGAAACGAGGTGGAAATCGTACTTCCCCTCGCCTCTTTCGGCGTATTGCGACATTATTACGAAGAATTACGGGCCGCTTTGATTGCCATGCCTACTATCCAAGTCGATTACCCCAAATGGTCACATCAGTTCCGTAAAACACTACATGGCAAGGGGCCGCTCTGCACGTATGTAGCCATAAGTCGGGACGAGAAGAACAAACGCCGGGAATTGGTACATTTTTTCTTCCCGATCGAGGTAGCTGCATGCATGGTCACTCCCCAGTTCGGCTTTACAAGATTGCTTCAGCGCTCCCTCGAAAAATTCAAGAATATCTATACAACCAAAATCTATTTGCAGATTTGCAGATCGGCAGATGCAGGCAAATGGGTCGTAAGTTATTCTACCCTCCGGAAGATCTTATGTGTCGGCAATAAATTCCGGCGCTACTACGACTTTCGGAACCGCATTCTCAAAGAGGCCGAAAACGCACTCCGAGGGAACTCTAATCATTGGTTCGGTCTGGCTGAATGTTTCAAGAAAGGCGAGCAAGATCCTTACCTTTTGATCTTCAATATCTATTCGGCAAACAACCGACAAAACAGTTACGACGAATATAACCGACTCCGGGATAAGATGCTCTCGACAATGGTTGATTCCATGCATATTACGAGAGCTACGGCGCTGGCGCTTACGCGGAAAGTCAATATCCGCAATTACAATTACGTCTGGCGCAAGCATAACCTGCTAATAGCCAACATCGCCGGCAATGACGAAGTCCTCGACAAAAAGGCATACTATGTCAGCACCATGGAGCGCATCATCGAAACGGAGAAATACAGCAAACTCGCAGTACAACAAGATCTTTTTTAA
- a CDS encoding DNA-binding protein, whose amino-acid sequence MAQETIKRRKRKRGSEMSMKELQQLEFLNGVQAARYCGISPRTFYYYLKQIDIQKYTRTTMSNGEKILYRRNELDEKLRPKSLIQTVQFIHIQEQNQSLTAKKRKALGPQGNAVTVLQRAAK is encoded by the coding sequence ATGGCACAGGAAACTATCAAACGACGTAAACGCAAACGCGGAAGCGAAATGTCCATGAAGGAACTCCAGCAGCTCGAATTCCTAAATGGCGTACAGGCTGCGCGATACTGTGGAATATCGCCCAGAACATTCTACTACTACCTCAAGCAAATCGACATACAGAAGTACACCCGCACAACCATGTCAAACGGGGAGAAAATACTCTACCGTCGAAATGAGCTGGATGAAAAATTGCGACCCAAATCTTTGATACAGACAGTTCAATTTATACATATTCAGGAGCAAAATCAATCTCTGACCGCAAAAAAGAGAAAAGCTCTTGGCCCTCAAGGTAACGCCGTGACGGTCTTACAGAGGGCAGCGAAGTAG
- a CDS encoding helix-turn-helix domain-containing protein has translation MQEKEQKISPIKQRILQFADNLNISKREFYAKIGVSRGTLESKTGITEDVLAKFIATFPDVSIEWLMQGKGRMKVDKEVVDNVATDTTVGMILHRDEQLIRENERLKIHVEELERKLGLNNTPPHAIGAQLADM, from the coding sequence ATGCAAGAAAAAGAGCAAAAGATTTCGCCGATCAAACAAAGAATTTTGCAATTTGCTGATAATCTTAATATTAGCAAACGCGAATTTTATGCGAAAATAGGCGTGTCTCGTGGTACACTGGAATCAAAGACGGGTATTACTGAAGATGTATTGGCGAAATTTATTGCAACATTCCCTGACGTGTCGATTGAATGGTTGATGCAGGGCAAGGGAAGAATGAAAGTTGATAAAGAGGTCGTAGATAATGTTGCAACTGATACTACTGTGGGGATGATTCTTCATCGTGATGAACAGCTGATTCGAGAAAATGAACGGTTAAAAATTCATGTAGAAGAATTGGAGCGAAAATTAGGTCTGAATAACACCCCCCCCCACGCAATAGGCGCGCAATTAGCTGATATGTAG
- a CDS encoding IS3 family transposase, protein MARSTFYYHFRKSKQPDKYAREKESIIRLYHEHKGRYGYRRITVEMNKIGYAINHKTVLKLMNICGIKSQVRLRKYCSYKRTDRTDSAQSSATRLCSRKTESEVGY, encoded by the coding sequence ATGGCGCGAAGCACATTTTATTATCACTTCAGAAAATCAAAACAACCCGATAAATATGCTCGCGAAAAAGAGAGTATTATAAGGTTATATCACGAACATAAGGGGCGTTATGGTTATCGGCGCATTACCGTTGAAATGAATAAGATCGGATATGCGATAAATCACAAAACCGTACTTAAGCTGATGAATATTTGCGGGATAAAAAGTCAGGTCAGGCTCCGTAAATACTGTTCATACAAAAGGACAGATCGGACGGATAGCGCCCAATCTTCTGCAACGCGACTTTGCAGCCGAAAAACCGAATCAGAAGTGGGTTACTGA
- a CDS encoding MFS transporter, producing MSILSFFRKSAPAPRLPKDDDAMMRLYKKLRWQSFIAGTVGYSLYYVCRTSLNVVKKPILESGALDATQLGVIGSALLFAYAIGKFVNGFLSDHSNIKRFMAAGLAVSAVANLLVGILGLANGGGIVGNMVLFVAFAVMWGVNGWSQSMGAPPAIIALSRWYPLSKRGTYYGFFSASHNLGEFLSFLFVGAVVGFFGWQWGFVGSSVAGVLGVLTIVLLMHDTPESKGLPPIEELTGEETPGTPRDHGKTSDLQRSVIRNPLVWVLALSSAFMYISRYAINGWGVLFLQEIKGYTLAAATQVISVNALCGIVGTVFSGWLSDAFFYGRRNVLAFGFGVLNTVALCLFLYSGDGLVVNILSMILFGVAIGVLICFLGGLMAIDIVPREATGAALGIVGMASYVGAGLQDIVSGWLINSGKTELDGVTSYNFDAAIVFWIAASAVSFILALFVAKRSHR from the coding sequence ATGTCAATACTCTCATTTTTCAGAAAAAGCGCACCGGCGCCGCGTCTGCCGAAGGACGACGACGCCATGATGCGTCTCTACAAAAAACTCCGCTGGCAGAGCTTCATCGCCGGCACCGTCGGCTACAGTCTCTATTACGTCTGCCGCACGAGTCTCAACGTGGTGAAAAAGCCCATCCTCGAAAGCGGGGCGCTGGACGCCACGCAGCTGGGCGTCATCGGTTCGGCGCTGCTGTTCGCCTACGCCATCGGCAAATTCGTCAACGGATTCCTCTCCGACCACAGCAACATCAAACGCTTCATGGCCGCGGGTCTTGCGGTATCGGCGGTCGCCAACCTGCTGGTCGGCATCCTCGGCTTGGCCAACGGAGGCGGCATCGTCGGCAACATGGTGCTGTTCGTCGCCTTCGCCGTCATGTGGGGCGTCAACGGCTGGAGCCAGTCGATGGGCGCGCCCCCGGCCATCATCGCCCTCTCGCGGTGGTACCCGCTCAGCAAGCGGGGCACCTACTACGGATTCTTCAGCGCCAGCCACAACCTCGGCGAATTCCTGTCGTTCCTGTTCGTCGGCGCGGTCGTCGGCTTCTTCGGCTGGCAATGGGGATTCGTAGGCTCGTCGGTCGCCGGCGTGCTCGGCGTACTGACGATCGTACTGCTGATGCACGACACCCCCGAATCGAAAGGGCTGCCCCCGATCGAGGAGCTGACCGGCGAAGAGACTCCCGGCACGCCCCGCGACCACGGCAAAACTTCCGACCTGCAACGCTCCGTGATCCGCAATCCGCTGGTCTGGGTGCTGGCGCTCTCCAGCGCGTTCATGTATATCAGCCGCTATGCGATCAACGGCTGGGGCGTGCTTTTCCTGCAGGAGATCAAAGGCTATACGCTGGCCGCGGCCACGCAGGTCATTTCGGTCAATGCGCTCTGCGGCATCGTGGGCACGGTCTTTTCGGGCTGGCTCTCCGACGCCTTCTTCTACGGGCGGCGCAACGTGCTGGCCTTCGGCTTCGGCGTGCTGAACACCGTCGCGCTCTGCCTGTTCCTCTACTCCGGCGACGGGCTGGTCGTCAATATCCTCAGCATGATTCTGTTCGGCGTGGCGATCGGCGTGCTGATCTGTTTTCTGGGCGGCCTGATGGCCATCGACATCGTACCGCGCGAAGCGACGGGCGCAGCGCTGGGAATCGTCGGCATGGCGAGCTACGTCGGCGCCGGCCTGCAGGATATCGTCAGCGGCTGGCTCATCAACTCCGGCAAAACGGAGCTGGACGGCGTGACGAGCTACAATTTCGACGCGGCGATCGTCTTCTGGATCGCCGCGTCGGCCGTATCGTTCATTCTGGCGCTCTTCGTCGCCAAACGCTCGCACCGGTAA
- a CDS encoding helix-turn-helix domain-containing protein translates to MKYNYEIRLKAVKLVLEGGLSVREAGCHLGCGRSQVHLWVTLFERHGLAGLKLRHGSYSAEFKLSVLKHMHQNHLSLLETAVHFGIPGPFVIRQWERLYQNQGAEGLRRKPQRRRPAMSKSKTKKVKLKTTPHEELLKELEYLRAENAYLKKLQALVEERIVRESGKEPKPSKD, encoded by the coding sequence ATGAAATATAATTATGAGATTCGTTTAAAGGCCGTAAAACTGGTACTCGAAGGCGGACTTTCGGTTAGGGAAGCCGGATGTCACTTGGGCTGTGGCCGCTCGCAAGTTCACTTGTGGGTAACATTATTCGAGCGCCATGGCCTTGCCGGCCTTAAGCTGCGCCACGGTAGCTACAGTGCAGAATTTAAGTTGTCAGTTTTGAAGCATATGCACCAAAATCATCTATCTTTGCTGGAGACAGCAGTGCATTTCGGCATTCCGGGCCCTTTTGTTATTCGTCAATGGGAGCGGCTCTATCAAAACCAAGGTGCTGAAGGCCTGCGGCGTAAACCGCAAAGAAGGAGGCCGGCCATGAGTAAATCGAAGACTAAAAAAGTCAAACTCAAAACGACTCCGCACGAAGAGTTGCTTAAGGAACTGGAGTATCTTCGTGCCGAGAATGCTTACTTAAAAAAATTGCAGGCCTTAGTCGAGGAGCGCATTGTCCGCGAGAGCGGGAAAGAGCCCAAGCCATCGAAGGACTAA
- a CDS encoding glycerophosphodiester phosphodiesterase family protein has protein sequence MKRYLLILCATAGLYACSQPAAETTDKARFVRAELHNPSSRYVVVVSHRGDWRNWPENSIPAIESVIGMGVDIMELDLKLTKDSVLVLCHDKTIDRTTNGRGRVCDITYDSIRRCVLKTGHGVKTSLKMPTLREALAVCKDRIAVNIDQGYEYYDLALAITEELGVTDQVLIKGKRPVETVSAKFAEYGHNMMYMPIIDILKPQGRELFEEYASKGVVPLAYEVCWDDYTPQVEACMRQVVAGGSKLWVNSLWDSLCGGLSDDKAFTESPDEVYGRLLDMGASIIQTDRPELLIRYLEAQGRRK, from the coding sequence ATGAAACGTTACCTACTCATCCTCTGCGCAACAGCCGGTCTGTACGCCTGTTCGCAGCCGGCGGCCGAAACGACGGACAAAGCCCGGTTCGTCCGCGCGGAACTCCACAACCCCTCGTCACGGTACGTCGTGGTGGTCTCGCACCGCGGAGACTGGCGCAACTGGCCCGAAAACTCCATCCCAGCGATTGAATCGGTGATCGGCATGGGGGTAGACATCATGGAGCTGGACCTCAAGCTCACCAAGGACAGCGTGCTGGTCCTGTGCCACGACAAGACGATCGACCGCACGACCAACGGCCGCGGCCGCGTGTGCGACATCACCTACGACTCGATCCGGCGCTGCGTGCTGAAAACCGGCCACGGCGTGAAGACCTCGCTCAAAATGCCGACCCTGCGCGAAGCGCTCGCCGTCTGCAAGGACCGCATCGCGGTGAATATCGACCAAGGCTACGAATATTACGACCTCGCGCTCGCCATCACCGAGGAGCTGGGCGTCACGGATCAGGTGCTCATCAAAGGCAAACGTCCGGTGGAGACCGTCTCTGCAAAATTCGCGGAATACGGACACAACATGATGTACATGCCGATCATCGACATCCTCAAGCCGCAGGGCAGGGAGCTTTTCGAGGAATATGCCTCGAAGGGCGTCGTCCCGCTGGCTTACGAAGTGTGCTGGGACGACTATACGCCCCAAGTCGAAGCCTGCATGCGGCAGGTCGTCGCAGGCGGTTCGAAACTGTGGGTCAATTCGCTCTGGGACTCGCTCTGCGGCGGTCTGAGCGACGACAAGGCCTTCACAGAATCGCCGGACGAGGTGTACGGCCGCCTGCTGGACATGGGCGCTTCGATCATCCAGACCGACCGGCCCGAACTGCTGATCCGCTACCTCGAAGCGCAGGGACGGCGCAAATAA
- a CDS encoding endonuclease/exonuclease/phosphatase family protein: MNKLLICMAVACVTAFNAAAQSFSAATYNIRQLNAKDTAEGNGWERRLPVISSLIRFHDFDIFGAQEVFHSQLQGMLAALPGYDYVGVGRDDGAAGGEYSAIFYKRGRFRLLDSGHFWLSEDPSKPGKGWDAKYVRICTWGRFYDRQSRQRFWFFTTHTDHRGEQAQAESCRLILAKIEELCRGERVILTGDFNVGETSRSYAILRDSGILSDTYDTAEIRYAETGTENWFDPDIKTFRRIDYLFVTPGFRVLRYGILTDTYRSENPDGGERKFRARTPSDHFPVQVELEFTKR, encoded by the coding sequence ATGAACAAATTACTGATCTGCATGGCCGTCGCATGCGTGACGGCCTTCAACGCCGCGGCGCAGAGTTTCTCGGCCGCGACCTACAACATCCGCCAGCTCAACGCCAAGGACACGGCCGAGGGCAACGGCTGGGAGCGGCGTCTCCCGGTGATCTCGTCGCTGATCCGGTTCCACGACTTCGACATCTTCGGGGCGCAGGAGGTCTTCCACAGCCAGCTGCAGGGCATGCTCGCGGCGCTGCCCGGCTACGATTACGTCGGCGTCGGACGCGACGACGGGGCCGCAGGCGGCGAATACTCCGCGATCTTCTACAAGCGCGGCCGCTTCCGACTGCTCGATTCGGGCCATTTCTGGCTCTCTGAAGACCCCTCGAAGCCCGGCAAGGGCTGGGACGCCAAATACGTCCGCATCTGCACATGGGGCCGGTTCTATGACAGACAGAGCCGTCAGCGGTTCTGGTTCTTCACGACCCACACCGACCACCGCGGCGAACAGGCTCAGGCCGAGAGCTGCCGCCTGATACTGGCGAAGATCGAAGAGTTGTGCCGCGGCGAGCGGGTCATCCTCACGGGCGACTTCAACGTGGGCGAAACGAGCCGGAGCTACGCGATCCTGCGCGACTCCGGCATCCTGTCCGACACCTACGACACGGCCGAAATCCGCTATGCCGAAACAGGCACCGAAAACTGGTTCGACCCCGACATCAAGACCTTCCGCCGCATCGACTACCTCTTCGTAACGCCGGGCTTCCGGGTGCTCCGCTACGGAATCCTGACCGACACCTACCGTTCGGAAAACCCGGACGGCGGGGAGCGGAAATTCCGGGCCCGGACTCCATCGGACCACTTCCCCGTGCAGGTCGAACTGGAATTCACGAAGCGGTAA
- a CDS encoding ParA family protein: MKTITITNLKGGVGKTTTAINLAHRLASEDKRVLLLDTDHQANLSRFFNAQSERNIYQLFIGKAAPQPYAISDNLHIISSDMETATINFRLIGQMAWHSVLRNKLVSSGFTALYDYCIIDCPPALDMIVTNALTAADYVLIPLTSGQFAYDGLRNIIDRIDEIKESANPHIEILGILLTMVSERTRAVKTVKDMLKKHGLDIKTCEARIRQCEAFKQAELKHISIFDYDPKSNGACDMETFFQEIRPRIEK; the protein is encoded by the coding sequence ATGAAAACGATCACGATCACAAATCTGAAAGGCGGGGTTGGCAAGACCACAACCGCGATCAACCTGGCGCACCGCCTCGCATCCGAGGACAAGCGAGTTCTCCTGCTCGACACGGATCACCAGGCCAACCTGTCCCGTTTCTTCAACGCCCAGTCCGAAAGAAACATCTACCAACTGTTCATCGGTAAGGCTGCTCCCCAACCCTACGCAATCTCCGACAACCTGCATATTATTTCTTCCGACATGGAAACCGCCACAATCAATTTCAGGTTGATAGGCCAAATGGCCTGGCACTCTGTTCTGAGAAATAAACTCGTGTCCAGTGGCTTTACAGCACTATACGACTACTGTATAATCGACTGCCCGCCGGCCCTCGATATGATAGTAACGAATGCACTGACGGCGGCAGATTACGTTTTGATTCCGCTTACATCCGGGCAGTTTGCGTACGATGGCCTCCGGAACATCATAGACCGCATCGACGAGATCAAGGAGAGCGCCAACCCACATATTGAAATTCTGGGAATTCTGCTGACGATGGTGTCCGAACGCACCAGAGCAGTAAAAACGGTGAAGGATATGCTCAAAAAGCATGGTCTGGACATCAAGACCTGCGAAGCTCGTATCCGTCAATGCGAGGCCTTCAAGCAGGCCGAACTCAAGCATATCTCAATATTCGATTACGACCCCAAATCCAACGGGGCCTGCGACATGGAGACATTTTTCCAAGAAATACGCCCGCGTATTGAAAAATAA
- a CDS encoding outer membrane beta-barrel protein, with product MKKIIIVLLAAAASFTAADKASAQEKGLWIGGKLGYWHDKTEGVKTDSFSIAPEAGYDFNKRWSVGVALGYEYLKVKDGGSANVFTASPYARYKYYNKGILSLFLDGGVGFACCDHEGFQAGITPGLSVKINEHFSFLTQVGFLGYRKDYFNGGSGEAFGLKLSSSDLKFGFYYKF from the coding sequence ATGAAGAAAATCATTATCGTACTGCTTGCAGCAGCTGCAAGCTTTACGGCGGCCGACAAAGCTTCGGCGCAGGAGAAAGGTTTGTGGATCGGCGGCAAGCTGGGCTACTGGCACGACAAGACGGAAGGCGTCAAAACCGATTCGTTCTCGATCGCTCCCGAAGCGGGCTACGATTTCAACAAGAGATGGTCGGTGGGCGTGGCGCTCGGTTACGAGTACCTGAAAGTAAAGGACGGCGGCAGCGCCAACGTCTTCACGGCGTCGCCCTATGCCCGTTACAAATATTATAACAAGGGGATTCTGTCGCTCTTCCTCGACGGCGGCGTAGGCTTCGCCTGCTGCGATCACGAGGGCTTTCAGGCCGGTATTACACCGGGACTGAGCGTGAAGATCAACGAGCACTTCAGCTTCCTGACGCAGGTCGGCTTCCTCGGCTACCGCAAGGACTACTTCAACGGCGGCAGCGGCGAGGCCTTCGGCCTGAAACTCTCCTCGTCCGATCTGAAATTCGGATTCTACTACAAATTCTAA